In a genomic window of Vigna angularis cultivar LongXiaoDou No.4 chromosome 6, ASM1680809v1, whole genome shotgun sequence:
- the LOC128197505 gene encoding uncharacterized protein LOC128197505 yields the protein MYRNEQDAKNLRWHADERIRDGKLRHPADSPQWAKVDHDYLNFGKKPRNLRLSLSTDGINPHGPKQPGNDIDIYLAPLIEDLKDMWNEGVEVYDAYTEESFLLRAMLFDTINDFPAYGNLSGYSIKGKCACPICEDNTDWVRLEHGKKNVFLGHRRFLPSKHRYRGWRKAFNGTTEERRAPELLYGDKVFEKVKDINNKFGKPFARDLVTSTLLNVPGKSKDGINARLDLVQMGIRTELAPIKKVKETQYCGPAYMRWMYLMERYMKILKGYVKNRSRPEGCIVERYILEEAIEFCTDYLSNVESIGLPNSRHLARTIGEGISGNTIVTISRKDWEQAQLYILHNDDEVEPYVEKHKDMITKLNPTFIQWLKSHIFAELNVRSSLISDRLKWLANGPNFQVFSYTGYMINGCTFYTKDRDDQSTMQNSGVTLVAESMHISSAKDRSPIYANMSYFGVIEHIWELDYTTFRVPIFGCKWVDNNNGVRQDEIGFMQVNFNKVGYKDEPFILASQAQQIFYVIDPVDVNWSIVLLTNKINDPSNDDIEDEYTNIEDDPLYQISYDDDPIIDDILYRRDDHDEGIWINPSFYVHKKPKSLNFKSKKKRLDL from the exons ATGTATCGTAATGAACAGGATGCAAAGAACttaagatggcatgcagatgaaaGAATACGTGATGGAAAGCTTCGGCACCCTGCAGATTCTCCTCAATGGGCAAAAGTtgaccatgattaccttaattTTGGGAAAAAACCACGAAACCTACGTCTTTCTTTGTCTACTGATGGAATAAATCCGCATG GTCCAAAACAACCAGGGAATGACATAGACATATACTTGGCACCTCTTATTGAAGACTTAAAGGATATGTGGAACGAAGGTGTAGAGGTGTATGATGCGTATACAGAAGAAAGTTTCCTACTAAGGGCAATGCTGTTCGACACAATTAATGATTTTCCAGCATATGGTAATCTATCTGGATATAGTATCAAAGGGAAGTGTGCATGCCCTATATGTGAAGATAATACAGATTGGGTGCGATTGGAACATGGTAAGAAAAATGTATTTCTTGGGCATCGTAGATTCTTACCTTCAAAGCACCGTTATCGAGGATGGAGAAAAGCATTTAATGGGACAACAGAAGAACGTAGAGCTCCAGAACTGTTGTATGGTgataaagtttttgaaaaagtaaagGATATAAACAACAAATTTGGTAAGCCTTTTGCAAGAGATCTAGTCACAA GTACGTTGTTGAACGTTCCTGGAAAGTCTAAGGATGGCATCAATGCAAGGCTAGACTTAGTTCAAATGGGAATTCGAACAGAATTGGCACCAATAAAGAAAG TTAAGGAGACACAATATTGTGGACCGGCCTATATGAGATGGATGTATCTAATGGAGCGGTATATGAAGATATTAAAGGGCTATGTGAAAAATAGAAGTCGACCAGAAGGATGTATAGTGGAACGATATATACTTGAAGAAGCTATTGAATTTTGTACTGATTACCTCTCTAATGTTGAATCAATAGGACTTCCAAATTCTCGACACTTAGCGAGAACCATAGGAGAAGGGATTTCTGGAAATACCATAGTGACTATAAGCAGGAAAGATTGGGAGCAAGCTCAATTGTATATCCTACACAATGACGATGAAGTTGAGCCATATGTTGAGAAACACAAAGacatgattacaaaattaaatccAACTTTTATACAATGGCTAAAAAGTCACATTTTTGCAGAGTTAAATGTGAGATCCTCTTTAATTTCTGACAGATTGAAATGGTTAGCCAATGGTCCAAATTTTCAAGTCTTCTCTTACACTGGTTATATGATTAATGGGTGCACATTTTACACTAAAGACCGAGATGATCAGAGTACTATGCAAAATAGTGGTGTAACTTTGGTGGCTGAATCTATGCACATCTCAAGTGCAAAAGATAGAAGTCCTATATATGCAAATATGTCGTATTTTGGGGTAATTGAACATATATGGGAGTTGGATTACACCACATTTCGGGTACCCATATTTGGTTGCAAGTGGGTTGATAACAATAATGGAGTTCGACAAGATGAAATAGGATTTATGCAAgtgaattttaataaagtgGGGTACAAAGATGAGCCATTTATTTTAGCATCACAAGCTCAACAAATCTTTTATGTCATTGATCCGGTTGATGTCAATTGGTCAATTGTGTTGTTGACCAATAAAATAAACGATCCTTCCAATGATGATATAGAAGATGAATATACAAATATTGAAGATGATCCTTTGTATCAAATATCATATGATGATGATCCAATAATAGATGATATCTTGTATAGGAGAGATGATCATGATGAAGGAATTTGGATAAATCCATCATTTTATGTCCATAAGAAACCTAAGTCTTTAAACTTCAAatcaaagaagaaaaggttggatttataa